The proteins below come from a single Saccharophagus degradans 2-40 genomic window:
- the folB gene encoding dihydroneopterin aldolase, producing the protein MDIVYINDLKIETIIGIYDWEREVKQTVSLDIEMAHDISRAAETDDIQYALNYKAVAKRLISFVGNSEFLLVESLAEQIAGIIQSEFNVPWLRLSLSKPGALRGAKNVGIRIERGAK; encoded by the coding sequence ATGGATATTGTTTATATAAATGATTTAAAAATCGAAACCATCATAGGTATTTATGATTGGGAGCGAGAGGTAAAGCAAACCGTAAGCCTCGATATTGAAATGGCTCACGACATTTCTCGCGCAGCCGAAACAGATGACATTCAATATGCACTCAATTACAAAGCTGTGGCCAAACGCTTAATTAGCTTTGTGGGTAACTCTGAATTTTTATTGGTGGAATCGCTGGCCGAACAAATTGCGGGCATTATCCAATCGGAATTTAATGTGCCTTGGTTGCGTTTAAGTTTAAGTAAACCCGGCGCATTGCGCGGCGCTAAAAATGTGGGTATCCGTATTGAGCGGGGGGCCAAATAG
- a CDS encoding TonB-dependent receptor plug domain-containing protein: protein MSLRLYIAAVVALAACEANAQTKASAQTKATEEIETVLVTGARIEGASAASAEVIDAQTLTLQNSATALELLRNRVGIDVVQPGGPGGITELFIRGAESNFTVVTVDGVRMNDTTNSRGGGFDLSTLNPDEIERVEILRGPLSSIYGSDALAGAINIKTKSPRNAAPFSARVEGGNHGYARVYGGVAFGGGNNTAASGPAVNLSVAHLDAGEPVPGSSATTESYAAAVDWVDNSERAVDTTIRKVSRERTGYPSASGGYEFAASDELERAQADDLSVGFSWREQVSNNAKLNLNFTHYKRDEYVNTPAVDGGVLGSPIPAAVSDSALARTKVVGYSSFTLSPTLQMVAGVSAEKEKGENNTVYDYGFPLPAEFDLQRDTQSVFAELNYSKPQAIDVFISTRFDSAEQLDKQTDELSSKLAFSYPLFANGRVGVSWGQAFKLPSFYAVGDSLVGNPELKPETSTTSEAFIEHFYSNGKLRVSGAVFKSEYKNLIDFDFATFKMVNLDEVDISGVEVETLARLSPNFEVGGHITYTSFDVQSGEPLDGRPNWRGGVFGEWRSSNWSARLHWAYTGERPSTSTATGQVELAGFNRMDFAVARVLSKRVTLSMNIDNVFDSAYQDEVGFPSPGLGGRLGVSYSH from the coding sequence TTGAGCCTACGTTTATATATTGCCGCTGTGGTTGCATTGGCCGCATGCGAAGCAAATGCGCAAACAAAAGCATCAGCGCAAACAAAAGCAACCGAAGAAATAGAAACCGTACTGGTAACGGGGGCGCGCATAGAAGGTGCAAGTGCGGCTAGCGCCGAGGTAATAGATGCGCAAACACTCACTTTGCAAAACAGTGCTACAGCGTTGGAATTGCTGCGCAATCGCGTGGGTATAGATGTAGTGCAACCCGGTGGCCCGGGGGGCATAACCGAATTATTTATTCGCGGTGCCGAATCGAATTTTACTGTGGTGACGGTGGATGGCGTGCGCATGAATGACACAACCAATTCACGCGGTGGTGGTTTTGATTTATCTACCCTTAACCCCGATGAAATTGAACGCGTTGAAATTTTGCGCGGGCCGCTCTCGTCTATTTATGGCTCCGATGCTTTGGCCGGTGCTATTAACATTAAAACCAAAAGCCCGCGCAATGCCGCGCCGTTTAGCGCTCGTGTAGAAGGCGGCAACCATGGTTATGCTCGCGTGTATGGCGGTGTTGCATTTGGCGGCGGCAATAATACTGCCGCAAGTGGCCCGGCGGTGAATCTAAGCGTGGCGCATTTAGATGCTGGTGAGCCTGTACCTGGGTCCAGTGCGACTACCGAATCTTACGCTGCGGCGGTAGATTGGGTGGATAACAGCGAGCGCGCCGTGGATACGACTATTCGCAAGGTGAGCCGCGAGCGCACCGGTTATCCAAGTGCCAGTGGTGGTTACGAATTTGCCGCAAGTGACGAGTTAGAGCGTGCGCAAGCCGATGATTTAAGTGTGGGGTTTAGTTGGCGCGAGCAAGTAAGTAACAACGCAAAATTAAACTTAAATTTTACCCACTATAAGCGCGACGAATATGTAAATACACCTGCAGTAGATGGCGGTGTGCTGGGTTCGCCTATACCCGCGGCGGTAAGTGATTCTGCACTTGCGCGCACAAAAGTTGTGGGGTACTCCAGCTTTACATTGTCGCCAACACTGCAAATGGTTGCCGGTGTAAGTGCAGAGAAAGAAAAGGGCGAAAACAACACCGTATACGATTACGGCTTTCCGCTGCCAGCCGAATTTGATTTACAGCGCGATACGCAATCTGTTTTTGCCGAATTGAATTACAGTAAACCGCAGGCAATAGATGTATTTATAAGTACGCGTTTTGATTCTGCCGAGCAACTAGATAAGCAAACCGATGAACTCTCTTCGAAGTTAGCCTTTAGCTACCCGCTGTTTGCTAATGGTCGCGTGGGTGTTAGCTGGGGGCAGGCCTTTAAATTACCTAGTTTCTACGCAGTAGGTGATAGCCTAGTCGGCAACCCCGAATTAAAACCCGAAACAAGCACTACCAGCGAAGCGTTTATCGAGCATTTTTATAGCAACGGTAAGTTGCGGGTAAGTGGCGCGGTGTTTAAATCGGAGTACAAAAACTTAATCGATTTTGATTTTGCTACTTTTAAGATGGTTAACCTCGATGAAGTGGACATTTCTGGGGTTGAGGTGGAAACGCTTGCGCGTTTATCGCCAAATTTTGAGGTGGGTGGCCACATAACCTACACTTCATTTGATGTGCAAAGTGGCGAGCCATTAGATGGGCGACCCAATTGGCGCGGTGGCGTATTTGGTGAGTGGCGCAGTAGCAATTGGTCGGCGAGGCTGCACTGGGCATACACCGGTGAGCGGCCAAGTACATCTACGGCTACAGGCCAAGTAGAGCTGGCTGGCTTTAACCGTATGGATTTTGCCGTGGCGAGAGTTTTATCTAAGCGGGTAACACTCTCTATGAATATCGACAACGTATTCGATTCCGCTTATCAGGATGAGGTGGGGTTTCCATCCCCTGGTTTAGGTGGGCGTTTAGGTGTTTCTTACTCGCACTAA
- the folK gene encoding 2-amino-4-hydroxy-6-hydroxymethyldihydropteridine diphosphokinase, with protein MANVYLSIGSNIDRKMHIGRGIEALRNAFGNIECSKVYESEAVGFSGEDFYNLVVAINTSLCVGDLSKTLRDIENANGRDRQSPKFSARTLDIDILTYDNLTGDIDGVQLPRAEILHNAFVLRPLAELAPHVLHPVLGASYKQLWAAYNQQKQKLWLADYQVTP; from the coding sequence GTGGCAAACGTTTATCTAAGTATTGGCAGTAACATAGATAGAAAAATGCACATTGGTCGCGGAATAGAAGCGTTGCGCAACGCTTTTGGCAATATTGAATGTTCTAAGGTGTACGAGAGCGAAGCGGTTGGCTTTAGTGGCGAAGATTTTTATAACCTTGTGGTGGCCATAAACACTTCTTTATGCGTTGGCGATTTAAGCAAAACGCTGCGCGATATTGAAAACGCTAACGGTCGCGATAGGCAATCCCCTAAATTTAGCGCGCGTACCTTAGATATAGATATTCTTACCTACGATAACCTCACCGGCGATATAGATGGCGTGCAGCTGCCTCGCGCAGAAATACTGCACAACGCCTTTGTATTGCGCCCCCTTGCCGAATTAGCCCCGCACGTTTTGCACCCTGTTTTAGGTGCAAGCTACAAGCAATTGTGGGCTGCGTATAACCAACAAAAACAAAAGCTGTGGCTTGCTGATTATCAAGTAACCCCATAG
- a CDS encoding cryptochrome/photolyase family protein, which yields MRILLWLSNNLRLSDNPALHAAVDSADANGEVLPAYIKDTANPWPIQGAAAWWLHHSLAAFTNSIKNKGGVLSLFEGDPATLVPELISQNKIDAVYLSQGFEPYEVQLQANIHKWCKQHNIECKRFAGHLLLNPDTHLNKQGKPFQVFTPYYKAALATHTIPRAKPIPSNLAKVWAAKKLPKSVALNKLKLLPNLNWADQFNSQWQPGEEGAHKNLREAIEDKIASYTRDRDFPAVDGTSLLSAHLRFGEISPRQIWQQVATQMDGEQCAPFLRQLMWRDFSYALLHHWPHIPQQAFKQQFEKFPWQKASNKNVAKQLHAWQTGTTGYPIVDAGMRQLWQTGWMHNRVRMIVASFLTKHLRIHWHEGAKWFWDTLVDADLANNTAGWQWVAGCGADAAPYFRIFNPVLQGEKFDKQGEYIKTWVPELAALPAKFIHAPWLAPQDILQTAGISLGNNSTYPLPIVDHKYAREAALAAYQQLKGD from the coding sequence TTGCGAATACTACTCTGGCTTAGCAACAACCTCAGGCTCAGCGACAACCCCGCACTACACGCAGCAGTGGACAGTGCCGACGCTAACGGCGAGGTGCTTCCTGCTTACATAAAAGATACAGCCAACCCTTGGCCCATACAGGGTGCAGCAGCTTGGTGGCTTCACCACAGTCTTGCGGCATTTACAAACAGTATAAAAAATAAGGGGGGCGTGTTATCACTATTTGAGGGCGACCCGGCAACACTGGTACCAGAGCTAATTAGCCAAAACAAAATAGATGCCGTATACCTAAGTCAGGGCTTCGAGCCCTACGAAGTGCAACTGCAGGCTAATATCCATAAGTGGTGCAAACAACACAACATAGAATGCAAACGCTTTGCCGGCCACTTACTGCTTAACCCAGACACCCATTTAAATAAGCAGGGCAAACCGTTTCAAGTATTTACCCCTTATTACAAAGCCGCATTGGCTACACACACCATACCGCGCGCCAAACCAATACCCAGCAATTTAGCGAAAGTGTGGGCAGCAAAAAAATTACCCAAAAGCGTTGCACTAAATAAGCTTAAGCTACTACCCAACTTAAACTGGGCAGATCAATTTAATAGCCAATGGCAACCGGGCGAAGAAGGCGCGCACAAAAATTTACGCGAAGCGATAGAAGATAAAATTGCGAGTTACACACGCGATCGTGATTTTCCCGCTGTAGACGGCACCTCGCTGCTTTCTGCACACTTACGCTTTGGCGAAATTAGCCCGCGTCAAATTTGGCAGCAAGTTGCAACCCAAATGGATGGCGAACAGTGCGCACCATTTTTAAGGCAGCTAATGTGGCGCGATTTCAGCTACGCATTGCTCCACCACTGGCCCCACATACCTCAGCAGGCCTTCAAACAACAATTTGAAAAGTTTCCGTGGCAAAAAGCCAGCAATAAAAATGTAGCCAAACAATTGCACGCGTGGCAAACCGGCACAACCGGCTACCCAATAGTCGATGCCGGCATGCGCCAACTGTGGCAAACAGGTTGGATGCACAACCGCGTACGTATGATAGTCGCCTCATTTTTAACAAAGCATTTGCGTATTCACTGGCATGAAGGCGCAAAATGGTTTTGGGATACCCTGGTAGATGCCGACCTCGCCAACAACACAGCAGGCTGGCAATGGGTAGCAGGTTGCGGGGCCGATGCCGCGCCCTACTTCCGAATATTTAACCCCGTATTACAGGGCGAAAAATTTGATAAGCAAGGCGAATACATTAAAACCTGGGTGCCCGAATTAGCCGCATTACCGGCAAAGTTTATTCACGCCCCCTGGCTTGCCCCCCAAGATATTTTGCAAACAGCGGGTATTTCACTTGGCAATAACAGTACCTACCCGCTGCCAATAGTCGACCACAAATATGCTAGGGAAGCTGCACTGGCTGCTTACCAACAGCTAAAAGGCGATTAA
- the tsaD gene encoding tRNA (adenosine(37)-N6)-threonylcarbamoyltransferase complex transferase subunit TsaD, with protein sequence MRVLGIETSCDETGVAIYDSEAGLLGHTLYSQVAVHAEYGGVVPELASRDHVRKLLPLVDGLLDNTDSRNKIDAIAYTSGPGLIGALLVGACFGRGLAMAWGCPAIGVHHMEGHLLAPMLEDAPPAFPFVALLVSGGHTQLVEVQGIGKYVLLGESLDDAAGEAFDKAAKMMDLDYPGGPNIAKLATKGDVSRFKFPRPMTDRPGLDFSFSGLKTFTLNTVAKYADETGLPDDQTCADIACAFQEAVVDTLVIKCRRALQQTKLNTLVIAGGVSANVRLRERLEAALAKINSQVYYARPEFCTDNGAMIAYAGCQRLLAGQVEPLAINVSPRWALDTLPAI encoded by the coding sequence ATGCGAGTTTTGGGAATAGAAACCTCCTGCGATGAGACCGGTGTAGCTATTTACGATAGTGAAGCGGGCTTGCTTGGCCACACCCTGTACAGTCAGGTGGCGGTGCACGCCGAGTATGGTGGCGTGGTGCCAGAGTTGGCCAGCCGCGACCATGTGCGCAAGTTGTTGCCGTTGGTGGATGGTTTGCTAGATAACACCGACTCGCGCAATAAAATAGATGCCATTGCTTATACGTCTGGCCCGGGGTTAATTGGCGCGCTTTTGGTTGGCGCGTGTTTTGGCCGCGGTTTGGCAATGGCGTGGGGTTGCCCCGCAATTGGCGTGCACCATATGGAAGGCCATTTGCTGGCCCCAATGTTGGAAGATGCTCCGCCGGCCTTCCCGTTTGTGGCGCTGTTGGTGTCGGGTGGCCACACCCAGCTGGTAGAGGTGCAGGGCATTGGTAAATATGTGCTGTTGGGCGAGTCGCTAGATGATGCTGCCGGTGAAGCCTTCGATAAAGCCGCCAAAATGATGGATTTGGATTACCCCGGTGGGCCAAATATTGCCAAGCTTGCTACCAAGGGCGATGTTTCGCGGTTTAAGTTTCCGCGCCCTATGACCGATCGCCCAGGGTTAGATTTTAGTTTTAGTGGTTTGAAAACTTTTACCCTTAATACCGTTGCCAAGTATGCAGATGAAACCGGCTTGCCGGACGATCAAACCTGCGCCGATATTGCCTGCGCGTTTCAAGAAGCCGTGGTGGACACGTTAGTTATTAAATGCCGCCGCGCGCTGCAGCAAACTAAATTAAATACTTTGGTTATAGCCGGTGGTGTATCGGCTAATGTTCGCCTGCGCGAGCGTTTAGAAGCCGCTTTGGCAAAAATTAATTCACAGGTTTACTATGCTCGCCCAGAGTTTTGCACCGATAACGGCGCAATGATTGCCTACGCCGGTTGCCAGCGTTTGCTTGCGGGGCAGGTAGAGCCGTTAGCTATTAACGTTTCGCCGCGTTGGGCGCTAGATACCTTGCCTGCTATTTAG
- a CDS encoding pteridine reductase has product MSTQPPVALITGGARRIGATIATTLHNAGFNIVLHYNRSASEAEQLAAHLNSLRADSVICLQAQLNHTPSVNKLAEAALSKWQRCDALINNASSFYPTPVSTATEQHWDDLFASNAKAPFFLAQALAPQLKATQGSIINIADIHAYRPLAQHTIYCMAKAANIMLTQSLACELAPEVRVNGIAPGAIMWPEDKNGNEIENPTRLATIPAKKIGGPQAIADAVLFLIEKAGYTTGEILKVDGGGSLV; this is encoded by the coding sequence ATGAGCACACAACCACCCGTTGCGTTAATAACTGGCGGCGCCCGTCGTATTGGCGCCACTATAGCAACCACACTGCACAACGCTGGGTTTAATATAGTGTTGCATTACAACCGCTCAGCCAGCGAAGCCGAGCAACTAGCAGCGCATTTAAATAGCCTGCGCGCCGATTCTGTAATTTGCTTACAGGCGCAATTAAACCATACACCAAGCGTAAACAAACTTGCCGAAGCCGCACTTTCTAAATGGCAACGCTGCGATGCGCTTATCAACAACGCCTCTAGCTTTTACCCAACGCCAGTAAGCACAGCAACCGAACAACACTGGGACGATTTATTTGCCAGCAACGCCAAGGCGCCCTTTTTTTTAGCTCAAGCATTAGCACCACAATTAAAAGCGACCCAAGGCTCTATTATTAACATTGCCGATATTCACGCGTATAGGCCACTGGCCCAGCACACAATTTACTGCATGGCCAAAGCCGCCAACATAATGCTTACCCAATCGCTCGCCTGTGAGCTTGCACCAGAAGTAAGAGTAAACGGCATAGCCCCCGGCGCCATAATGTGGCCCGAAGATAAAAACGGCAACGAAATAGAAAACCCCACCCGCCTAGCCACCATCCCCGCCAAAAAAATAGGCGGCCCCCAAGCAATAGCCGACGCAGTATTGTTTTTGATAGAAAAAGCAGGCTATACAACGGGGGAAATTTTGAAAGTGGACGGAGGAGGCAGTTTAGTTTAG
- a CDS encoding multifunctional CCA addition/repair protein: MQIFLVGGAVRDTLLQLEVKERDWVVVGATPEQLIAQNFVPVGKDFPVFLHPKTKEEYALARTERKSGAGYTGFECYAAQDVTLEEDLIRRDLTINAIAQDEQGNLYDPYNGQADLNNRILRHVSDAFTEDPVRILRIARFAARYHKLGFSIAPTTLMLMKSMVADGEVDHLVPERVWKEMSRALEEDNPEIFFQVLRHCGALARVLPELDRLFGVPQPPQHHPEIDTGVHALLSLRAAVRVTQSLPARFAALVHDLGKGVTPKEKWPSHHGHETTGLAPIKALCKRLAVPNPCRDLALLTAEFHTHSHRAFELRPDTLLKTLERLDALRKPERFEEFLIACMCDSRGRTDLENVAYPQREYLAGAFTCISNVTAKDVLAQQPDLRGPEIGEQLRALRTKALTAYKKAHAQ, from the coding sequence ATGCAGATATTTTTAGTCGGTGGCGCGGTACGCGACACACTATTACAACTTGAAGTAAAAGAGCGCGACTGGGTGGTGGTAGGTGCAACCCCAGAGCAACTTATTGCACAAAATTTTGTGCCAGTGGGTAAAGACTTTCCTGTTTTTTTACACCCTAAAACCAAAGAAGAATACGCCCTTGCCCGCACCGAAAGAAAATCGGGTGCTGGCTATACCGGTTTCGAGTGTTACGCAGCACAGGATGTAACCCTCGAAGAAGACCTTATTCGGCGCGACCTTACCATTAACGCCATAGCGCAAGATGAGCAAGGCAACCTTTACGACCCCTACAACGGCCAAGCCGATTTAAATAATAGGATACTGCGCCACGTATCCGACGCGTTTACCGAAGACCCAGTACGCATTTTACGTATTGCTCGCTTTGCTGCCCGCTACCATAAGCTGGGCTTTAGCATTGCCCCCACTACACTTATGTTAATGAAAAGCATGGTTGCCGATGGCGAAGTCGACCACTTGGTGCCAGAGCGCGTATGGAAAGAAATGAGCCGTGCGCTAGAAGAAGACAACCCAGAAATATTTTTTCAGGTACTTCGCCACTGCGGCGCATTAGCGCGGGTACTCCCCGAGTTAGACCGACTATTTGGCGTACCGCAACCTCCGCAGCACCACCCAGAAATAGATACCGGCGTACACGCTTTACTTAGCTTGCGCGCTGCTGTGCGGGTGACACAATCGCTCCCCGCACGCTTTGCAGCATTAGTGCACGACCTAGGCAAAGGCGTAACGCCCAAAGAAAAATGGCCCAGCCACCACGGCCACGAAACCACGGGCTTGGCCCCAATAAAAGCACTGTGCAAACGTTTAGCGGTACCCAACCCCTGCAGAGATTTAGCACTGCTTACTGCGGAGTTTCACACCCACAGCCACCGCGCGTTTGAACTGCGCCCCGATACGCTGCTAAAAACCCTAGAGCGGTTAGATGCACTGCGTAAGCCCGAACGCTTTGAAGAATTTTTAATTGCCTGCATGTGCGATAGCCGCGGCCGCACCGACTTAGAAAATGTTGCCTACCCGCAGCGCGAATACCTTGCTGGTGCATTTACTTGCATAAGTAACGTTACCGCCAAAGATGTGCTGGCCCAGCAGCCAGATTTACGCGGCCCAGAAATTGGCGAGCAGTTGCGCGCATTAAGAACCAAAGCATTAACCGCATACAAAAAGGCCCACGCACAATGA
- a CDS encoding ThuA domain-containing protein yields the protein MKTYLLRGCFIVMAVLVTACGQDKFNNAAATEKNAKRDVTILVFSKTTGYRHESIETGIEALNTIARKKGYRVIATEDASYFVDEKLKNIDALVFLNTTGDVLDNLQQVAMERYIQAGGGFVGVHAAADTEWNGDWFWYRNLVGGVFKSHPDTPSNVQQANVSVVDANFAAGEALPKTFALADEWYNFRDLYEFTNHILTVDESSYQGGEHGDYHPIAWYHNYDGGRAFYTGLGHAKTTYKDANFLAHLEGGLAYAIGDGTPKNYSNVRPYDTQLERTVLLDHLNEPISFDFLPNGDVLLAERPGNLKIIDGKTHKATDLGFAKDIAFLSHEEMGLVGVAVDPNFATTGWVYTYYTAFTKSNDVIARIARFDVKNQTINFDKQTTVIEWPVEKNCCHMGGDLAFTPTGELFIATGDNTSPRDQDGFNPVDFREGLRMNDALRTSGNTNDLRGKILRIKPLPEGGYAIPKGNLFSHANEGRPEIYAMGTRNAFTLTYDAKTGDVFYGDVGPDASDDNPMRGPRGYDEINRLTGPAHMGWPWVIGDNYPYVKYDFVAKRSTGEVFDPQHLINYSPNNTGAKKVPAAQAPLIWYPYGNSEQFPEVGSGGRTALVADVYRADQFPAATRLPDYYDGKLFIVEFMRNWVKVVTFDENNGVRKIEPFAPQINYVLPIDARFGPDGALYVLEYGSAWFKENTDAQLSRITFNPNNQAAAVTAVQTEAAAGHQFADVPHAGEALAKNNGCMACHKLDSASVGPAFKQVAAKYKDDPNAVAYLVDKIAKGGGGVWGPASMPPFAYLDEASRQTLAEYVLSR from the coding sequence ATGAAAACGTATTTATTGCGTGGGTGCTTTATTGTAATGGCGGTGCTCGTTACCGCCTGTGGGCAAGATAAATTCAACAACGCCGCTGCAACCGAAAAAAACGCTAAACGGGATGTAACTATTTTAGTGTTTAGCAAAACCACAGGTTACCGCCACGAATCTATAGAAACGGGTATAGAAGCATTAAACACCATTGCCCGTAAAAAAGGCTACCGCGTAATTGCCACAGAAGATGCCAGTTATTTTGTGGATGAGAAATTAAAAAATATTGATGCATTAGTGTTTTTAAACACAACAGGCGATGTGTTAGATAACCTGCAACAAGTAGCAATGGAGCGTTATATTCAAGCGGGCGGTGGCTTTGTGGGTGTGCACGCCGCGGCAGATACTGAGTGGAATGGTGACTGGTTTTGGTATCGCAACCTTGTTGGCGGCGTATTTAAAAGCCACCCAGATACCCCAAGCAATGTGCAGCAGGCTAACGTAAGTGTTGTGGATGCTAATTTTGCAGCAGGTGAAGCGCTACCCAAAACCTTTGCCCTTGCAGATGAGTGGTATAACTTTCGCGACCTTTATGAATTTACCAACCACATACTAACTGTAGATGAGTCGAGCTACCAAGGTGGCGAGCACGGCGACTACCACCCCATTGCGTGGTACCACAATTACGATGGTGGCCGCGCGTTTTATACCGGCTTAGGGCATGCAAAAACTACTTACAAAGATGCAAACTTTTTAGCCCACTTGGAAGGCGGCTTAGCTTACGCAATTGGCGACGGTACACCTAAAAATTACAGCAATGTGCGCCCCTACGATACCCAGCTTGAGCGCACCGTTTTGTTAGACCATTTAAACGAGCCAATCTCTTTTGATTTTTTGCCTAATGGCGATGTACTGCTGGCAGAGCGCCCCGGTAACTTAAAAATTATTGATGGCAAAACCCATAAGGCAACTGATTTAGGCTTCGCTAAAGATATTGCGTTTTTATCCCACGAAGAAATGGGGTTGGTGGGCGTAGCCGTAGACCCTAATTTTGCAACAACCGGTTGGGTGTATACCTATTACACGGCCTTTACTAAAAGTAACGACGTTATCGCACGAATAGCGCGCTTTGATGTTAAAAACCAAACCATTAATTTTGATAAACAAACCACGGTAATTGAATGGCCGGTAGAAAAAAACTGTTGCCATATGGGGGGCGATTTAGCATTTACGCCAACCGGTGAACTGTTTATTGCAACTGGTGATAACACCAGCCCGCGCGATCAAGATGGTTTTAACCCGGTGGATTTTCGTGAGGGCTTGCGCATGAATGATGCTTTGCGCACCTCGGGTAACACCAACGATTTGCGCGGTAAAATATTGCGTATTAAACCCTTGCCTGAAGGCGGTTATGCCATTCCTAAGGGCAATTTATTTAGTCATGCGAACGAAGGCCGGCCAGAAATTTACGCAATGGGTACACGCAATGCGTTTACGCTTACCTACGATGCAAAAACCGGCGATGTATTTTACGGTGATGTAGGGCCAGATGCCTCGGACGATAACCCAATGCGCGGGCCGCGCGGGTACGACGAAATTAACCGCTTAACTGGCCCTGCGCATATGGGCTGGCCTTGGGTAATTGGCGATAACTACCCCTACGTGAAATACGATTTTGTGGCCAAGCGCAGCACGGGTGAAGTTTTTGACCCGCAACATTTAATTAACTATTCGCCCAATAACACCGGTGCTAAAAAAGTGCCCGCCGCACAGGCACCGTTAATTTGGTACCCCTACGGTAATTCGGAGCAGTTCCCCGAAGTGGGTAGTGGCGGCCGCACCGCGCTGGTGGCCGATGTATATCGCGCAGATCAGTTCCCTGCGGCCACGCGTTTGCCAGATTATTACGATGGCAAATTATTTATTGTGGAATTTATGCGTAACTGGGTGAAGGTAGTTACCTTTGATGAAAATAACGGCGTGCGAAAAATAGAGCCGTTCGCGCCGCAAATTAACTATGTATTGCCCATTGATGCACGCTTTGGCCCAGATGGCGCGCTCTATGTGTTGGAATACGGCTCGGCGTGGTTTAAAGAAAACACCGATGCGCAGCTAAGCCGTATTACGTTTAACCCCAATAACCAAGCCGCCGCGGTTACAGCGGTGCAAACCGAGGCAGCGGCGGGGCATCAGTTTGCCGATGTACCCCATGCGGGCGAAGCGCTGGCTAAAAATAACGGTTGTATGGCTTGCCATAAGCTCGATTCAGCCTCTGTTGGCCCTGCGTTTAAGCAGGTAGCCGCTAAATACAAAGATGACCCCAATGCGGTGGCGTACTTGGTAGATAAAATCGCCAAGGGCGGCGGTGGCGTATGGGGGCCTGCCTCTATGCCGCCCTTTGCTTACCTAGACGAAGCCTCCCGTCAAACCCTCGCCGAGTATGTGCTAAGCCGCTAG
- a CDS encoding DMT family transporter, with protein sequence MRVALAYACVVLIWATTPLGINWSNSTLSFAAAVALRMCLALAICWLALVVMRERLVQQRSDWKAFFAGAIGLYPNMLLVYWSAQFIPSGLMAVILGLYPFTAGLFTYFILKEWVFTPPRIVALALAVTGLGVIHYEHLALGSDAIYGIMGMLGSTFLFGLSSVWLKASGAAVEPLRQSTGTLLLSTPFFILSWVVTGVNIPAAIDVKSIVGVSYLAVAGSAIGGTLFFYVLKKCSMSSVSLITLMTPMMALTIGMLFNNETVTQLEFIGCIIILFSLAIYQGALRVVVKQINRLLAVGKQPVQLP encoded by the coding sequence ATGCGCGTTGCATTGGCATACGCGTGCGTGGTTTTAATTTGGGCGACTACGCCGCTAGGGATAAATTGGAGCAACAGTACATTAAGCTTTGCGGCAGCGGTGGCGCTGCGTATGTGTTTAGCGTTAGCTATTTGTTGGCTGGCGCTTGTGGTTATGCGCGAGCGCTTAGTGCAGCAGCGCTCCGATTGGAAAGCCTTTTTTGCCGGTGCTATAGGTTTATACCCCAATATGCTTTTGGTTTATTGGTCTGCGCAATTTATTCCCTCGGGGTTAATGGCCGTAATATTAGGTTTGTACCCGTTTACTGCAGGTTTATTTACGTATTTTATTTTAAAAGAGTGGGTGTTTACGCCGCCGCGCATTGTTGCGTTGGCATTGGCGGTTACGGGCTTGGGCGTTATTCACTATGAGCACCTAGCGTTAGGCAGTGATGCCATTTACGGCATTATGGGCATGCTGGGCTCTACATTTTTATTTGGTTTAAGCTCGGTGTGGTTGAAGGCCAGTGGTGCGGCGGTAGAGCCATTGCGGCAATCCACGGGTACGTTGTTGTTATCTACCCCATTTTTTATTTTAAGTTGGGTGGTAACAGGGGTGAATATTCCTGCGGCAATAGATGTTAAATCTATTGTGGGGGTGAGTTATTTGGCGGTGGCAGGGTCGGCAATTGGCGGCACACTTTTTTTCTATGTGCTAAAAAAATGCTCTATGAGTTCTGTTTCGCTAATTACCTTAATGACCCCTATGATGGCGCTAACCATTGGTATGTTATTTAATAATGAGACAGTTACCCAATTAGAATTTATTGGCTGCATTATTATTTTATTCTCGTTGGCTATTTACCAAGGTGCATTGCGTGTTGTAGTAAAACAAATTAATCGCCTTTTAGCTGTTGGTAAGCAGCCAGTGCAGCTTCCCTAG